In Oryza glaberrima chromosome 8, OglaRS2, whole genome shotgun sequence, the following are encoded in one genomic region:
- the LOC127783002 gene encoding uncharacterized protein LOC127783002, protein MESSSFPAEIIHPARLGCMLRLVEHRTGDAAVAFQCDGCMLPGEGTRYTSVVDNHPTHLALHTSCALATPTLQHALVKGTMELRHEAPAGGAGVCSACFETVRGFHYYGSRKTGKGEHPKLHPCCARLPVSIAVQGGLTFELRAEVSHRCTGCRAIEWYYRPWCYRSTNSPDHRVYLHVKCIREIMESPGGGGGGGAGDEDDRVVARLLERADQSSKLERRVCKILVILVRVVVRMLIGDPTALLTEGVSAIVSPW, encoded by the coding sequence ATGGAGAGCTCGAGCTTTCCTGCGGAGATCATCCACCCTGCCCGCCTGGGTTGCATGCTGAGGCTGGTGGAGCATCGCACCGGCGACGCCGCGGTCGCCTTCCAGTGCGACGGCTGCATGCTACCCGGAGAAGGCACGAGGTACACCTCCGTCGTCGACAACCACCCGACACACCTCGCCCTCCACACGAGCTGCGCCCTCGCGACGCCCACGCTGCAGCACGCGCTGGTGAAGGGCACGATGGAGCTCCGCCACGaggcccccgccggcggcgccggcgtttGCTCCGCCTGCTTCGAGACGGTGCGGGGATTCCACTACTACGGGTCGAGGAAGACCGGCAAGGGCGAGCACCCGAAGCTGCACCCGTGCTGCGCGAGGCTGCCGGTATCCATCGCCGTGCAGGGCGGGCTCACCTTCGAGCTCCGCGCGGAGGTGTCGCACCGGTGCACCGGCTGCAGGGCGATCGAGTGGTACTACCGCCCTTGGTGCTACCGCTCCACTAATAGCCCTGACCACCGCGTGTACCTGCACGTCAAGTGCATCAGGGAGATCATGGAAtctccgggcggcggcggaggcggaggcgccggCGATGAAGACGACAGGGTGGTGGCCCGTCTACTGGAGCGCGCTGACCAGAGCAGTAAGCTGGAGAGGCGCGTATGCAAGATCCTTGTGATCTTGGTGCGTGTCGTCGTCAGGATGCTCATCGGAGACCCGACCGCGTTGTTGACAGAAGGAGTGAGCGCTATCGTGTCTCCATGGTGA